The following DNA comes from Trueperaceae bacterium.
TGCAGAACTGGGGCCGCAACGTCGCGCACATGCAACGCGTCGCCGCGAAACTCGATCGGGACGCCCGCCTCGAGTCGCTCACGGTCAGCGTCGGCGGGGACGCCGCCCGCGCCGAGGTCGAGTCCACCATGCAGGGCCCCGGCTCGGAGTCGGAGATGCTGGGGCTGTACTTCGGGGACGAAGGCCAGCACTTCGACCAGTACACCGTGCAGCACCACGAGGCGGACCACGCGTTCAGCGACGTGCTGTTCAAGGGCGCCGTGCGCGACGCCAGCCACTCGGTCTACAGCGGCGTCATCATCGTCGACGAGGGCGCGCAGAAGACCGACGCCTACCAGACGAACCGCAACCTCCTGCTCGACGACGACTCCGAAGCGGTCAGCATTCCCCAGCTGCAGATCGGCGCGAACGACGTGCGCTGCTCGCACGGCTCCACCACCGGGCCGGTGCCCGAGGACCAGCGCTTCTACCTCATGAGTCGCGGCATGCCGCCCGAGGTCGCCGAACACCTCCTCGTGACCGGCTTCCTGTACGAGGTCATGAGCCGCGTGACGCTGCCGAAGGCCGCGGAGTACGTGGGGCGCGTCGTCCAAGCCAAGTTGGGCGTCCCCGGCGTGAAGGAGAAACTGTAGTGGCGGACGTCGCGCAGCACGACGTCGGTGCGGCCGACGCCTTCGCCGAGAACAGCATCACCGCCGTCACGGTCGAGGATCGCGAGCTGGTGATCGTCAGGCAGGACGGGCGCTTCTACGCGATGCCCGACCGCTGTACCCACGCCAAGAAGCCGCTCCACGACGGTGAACTCGAGCCCGGTGCGATCACCTGCATCCACCACGGCGCGACGTTCGACCTCGAGACCGGCGCGGCGACCATGCCGGCGCTGAAGAAACTGCAGTTGTTCGACGCGACGATTCGCGACGGTCGCGTCGTCGTGACGATCCAGACGGCGTGACGTCGCGGGCCCCGCGCGCCCCCCGGGGCGCCGGGGCCTACCGCGCCACGCGAACGACCCCCCGGCCGCGCCGGGGGGTCGTGCCTGCGTCGGGCGCGCCGCCGCCGGGCCCCGTCAGTCTCCGTCCGCCACGGACCGCATCAGCACGCTCACGCGCGCCTGGACGTGGCGGGGCGCCAACCCCTCGCTCGTCTTGAAGCCGAGCCCCACGCGGCTGGGCTCGATCGCCAGCATCTCCGCGACGGTGCGTTGGATGGCGAGGCGGTGCGGCCCCAACTTCGGGCGGTCGAGCGTCACGACGCCCGCGACGTTCACGATCTCGACGTCCCCCGCCACGTCGTGCATCCGCTCCTGCACCGTCTGCAGGATCACCTGGCTCGCAAGCCCGGCGTAGTTGGGGTTGCTGGGCGGGAAGTACTGCCCGATGTCCCCGAGGCCGTAGCCCGACAACAGGGCGTCGCACAGGGCGTGAAGCAGCACGTCCCCGTCGCTGTGCGCCGCCGCCCCGACGGGGCTCTCCGGGATCTCGAGCCCCCCGAGGACGAGCGGCCGGCCGCTCTCCAGCCGGTGCGCGTCCTCGCCGAAACCGATGCGTGAGTCGCTCATGGGGCGGCAGCCTACCCGCTCGGGCGGCTTCGGGGTCAGTCGTTCGTGTTCTGGAGCGCCTCGGCCCACGTCGACGGGAGGGTGGCGGGGGGTCGCACGTCCTCGACGACCACCGGCCCCTCGTCCCCTTGGATCCCCAACCCGAGGTTGTCGAAGGGGGTCAGGCCCCACGCCCAGACGACGCCGTCGGCGGTACGGGCGTGGACGACCGACGTCGTGGGGGCGACGGTCGCCACGGGCTTGCCGCCGAAGTCCGCGGACAGCTCCTGCGGGACCGTCGTGGAGCCTCCGAAGGGCTTACCGAGCCCGAGGCTCCCGTCCGTGTCGCGGCCCCACGCCCAGACGTCGCCGTCGGCGTCGATCGCCCAGGAACTGGTGGCGCCCGCGATGACGCGCCCCATCGGGGCCGANNNNNNNNNNNNNNNNNNNNNNNNNNNNNNNNNNNNNNNNNNNNNNNNNNNNNNNNNNNNNNNNNNNNNNNNNNNNNNNNNNNNNNNNNNNNNNNNNNNNTGGCCGACGGCGACGTCGGTGAAGGTCACGCCCCCGGGCGCGGGCACGCGGGTCGGCACGTCGAGCGACGTCCCGGCGTCGCTCCCCGAGACGAGCGTTCCGGCGTACTTCCCCCACGCCCACGCGTGCCCCTCGTCGTCGAGTGCGAGCGTCGTGTTGCCGTTCGTCGCGACGTCGACCCGCACGAGGCGGGTGTCGGCGGGGAGATTCCCATCGATCCGGACGCCCTTCGGCGCCACCTGCGTGGCGCCGGCCCCGAGAACGGGCGTGACCTTCGAGCCGCCCCAGCTCCATACCTGACCGTCGGACAGGACCACGACGCCGTGAAACGTCCCCACCGCGACGTCGGTGACGGAGGCGGGCGTGGACCAGGGGACGTCGAGCTCGAGCGGCACGACGTTCGTGAACGGAGTCTCGAGGACCCCGACGGTGCCCGGGGCCCCGCCAACCCACCCCACGAGCGCGCCGTCGCGCACGGCGAGGCCCGATGTGCCTCCGGCCCAGAGGTCGGTGACCGACGTGAGGTCCGACCGCGGAAGCACGTCGGCGGTCACGGTCGTGGTGACGTCGGGGTCCGCGACGGCGCGAACCGTGACGTCGCACGTTTCGGTGGACGACACGGCGTCCGGGCGGACGTAGACGAAGGTGTCGGACCACGGGCCGGAGGGCGCCGGGCCGAATACGTCCGAGGCCGACGGGTGAACGTCGGTGATCGACGGGGTGGACACGTCGCCGCACGACGCGGTGGCCGTGAGGCCTTCGCGCGCGCCCGGACCGGCCAACCGGACGTAGTGCGACCACAGGCTCCCGGCGAGCATGAGGGTAAAAGGCGGTCCGGCGGGTAGCTCCAGGCGGAGGGCGGGGCGCGGGGTGACGTCGACCGACGCGGCGGGCCCGGGCCCGGCGGCGTTCGCCGCGCGTACCGACAGCGTGACCTCCGTACCGTCGTCGAGGTCGGTGGCCGTGACGACGACGGCGCCCTCCGGCGTCGCGTCGCTGGCCGAGACCGCCGTCCAGGTGCCGGCGTCGGCCGCGTGCGCCACGCGGAGGTCGTAGCGTTCGATCGGCCGGCCGTTGGACGTGGGGGCGTCGAACGTGAGGCGGACGCGTCCGTCCCCGGGCGCCCCGGCCAGGTTCGTGGGGGCGTCGGGCGGTCCGAACGGGCGGAGCGTCGCGGTCGCCGCCGCACCCACCCCGGCCGCCGATCGCGCGCGGACCCGTGCCTCGTAGCGCACGCCGTTGTCGAGCCCGGACACCACCAGCGGGGGACCGACCACCCCAGCCGGACCGGCGGCGGCGTCGAAGGGGCCGTCGTCGAGCGACAGCTCGTAGCCCTCGATGGGGGCCCCGTTGGCGGCGGGAGGGTCGAACGCGAGGCGCACCCGGCCGTCTCCGTCGCTGACGGTGATCGCCTCCGGTCGTCCCGGAAGGTCGGGGTCGGCCGTGAAGGTCGGCGACGCACCGTCGCTCGGCGAGACGACCGTCCCGTCGCGCCGAAGCGTGACCCCGCACGCGCGTCCCGGAGGGAGGTCGGGCACCGCTCCCCGCATGCGCGGGTAGATCGCGTCGGCGTCGGCTTCGGGCCGGGGTGCCCAGCGTGCAGCGGCGTCGTCCTCCCGCGCGTAGGCGGGGTCGAGGACGGCGAGGTCGCACACGAGGAGGTCGGTGTCGGCGGTGAAGCGGCCGGTCGCCTCGAGGAGCGTCCCGGGTGCGCCCTGCGTGCTGGACAGTCCGTCGAGACGTAGGGTGGCGGGCCGTTCGGAGTCTGCGGTGCAGCCGGAAAGCAGGAACGCGGTAAGCAACGTACTGGCCCCCAACCATCGGAGGGAGCGTGGGTGAAGTCGAGTGCGCATCGGGTCTCCCATCGCGCACGGAACCTCTCACGTACGCAACGTAAGTGTGGCATACCTGCGGGGACGCGTCGACGGATGGAGGTGCGCCTCGCCCCCTACCACACCGACCCCGCCCCCGCCGGCGCGTCGCGACCCGTGAGATGATGCCCCGGATGTCGTTCCGCATCGCCGTCGTCGCGCTCGTCGCCGTGACCCTCGTTTGGGGGACCACGTTCGTCGTGGTGAAGGGGGCGCTCGACGTGCTCCCCGTCCCGCTGTTGTTGGCGCTTCGCTTCTCCCTTGCCGCGTTGCTCTTCGTCGGCGCGCCGTTCCGCCGCGACGCCGTCCGCCCCGCCCTCGTCCTCGGCCTGTTGGCGTTCGCCGGATTCGCGACGCAAACGATCGGTCTGTCCCTAACGACCGCCTCGAAGGCCGCCTTCATCACCGGGTTGTCGGTCGTCCTGACGCCCATGGTCGCGGCCGCCGGGATGCGCGCCCGCGTCCCCGGGCGCGCGTGGGCCGCCGCCCTCCTCGCGGTCGCCGGGTTGGGCCTCATGACGTTGCGCGGTGGGGCGGCGACGCCGCCCAACGCCGGGGACGTCTGGCTCCTGGGGACCGCCCTCGCGTACGCGCTCTACATCGTGTACCTCGGGCGGGTCGCCGACACCGCCCCCGCCCTCTCGCTCGCCGGGATGCAGCACCTCCCCATGGCGGCCCTCGCCTGGGCGTGGGCGTGGCCGCACCTCGGGACGCTCGCCGTCGTGCCGTGGGAGGCGTACGCCGCGGTCGTCTACCTCGCGGCGCTCGCCACGGCCGGCGTCGCGATCGTCCAGACGGTCGCCCAGCGGGTCGTCCCCGCCCACCTGGCGGCGTTGATCTTCGTCCTCGAGCCGGTCTTCGCCGCCGGGTTCGCGTACCTGCTGCTCGGCGAGCGGCTGGGGCCGGCCGGCCTGGCCGGCGCGGGGCTGGTGCTCACGGCGATGCTCGTCGCGGAACTCCGCCCCAAGCGGCGCGTGCCCGCCACCCGCCCGGCCGGCGCGCCGCCCGGCGACGCCTGAGCGGCCGGCCTACGACCCCTGCAGCAGCTTGTCGACGACCGTGCGGTCCTCGAGGGTACTGACGTCGCCGGCGACGTCCTCCCCCGACGCGACGCTGCGCAACAGCCTCCGCATGATCTTGCCCGACCGCGTCTTGGGGAGCGCGTCGGCGAAGTGGATCGCGTCCGGCTTGGCGATCCCCCCGATCTGACGCCCGACGTGCGCACGGAGCGCGTCGCGGAGCGCGTCGTCGCCCTGCCGCGTCCCCTCGAGCGTCACGAACGCGACGATCCCCTGCCCCTTGACCTCGTCGGGCCGCCCGACGACCGCGGCCTCCGCGACCGCCTCGTGCGCCACCAGCGCCGACTCGACCTCCATCGTCCCCAAGCGGTGCCCGGAGACGTTCACGACGTCGTCGACGCGCCCCATGATCCAGTGGTAGCCGTCGCGGTCCTTGCGGGCGCCGTCCCCGGCGAAGTAGACGTGCGGGATCTCGCTCCAGTACTGGTTGCGGTAGCGGTCGTCGTCGCCGTACACGGTGCGCAACATCGACGGCCAGGGACGCTTCAGCACCAGGTAGCCGCCCTCGTCGTCGGGCACCTCGCGCCCCTCGACGTCCACGATGGCCGGCTCGACCCCGAAGAACGGCACGCCGGCCGCCCCCGGTTTCGCGTCGTGCACGCCCGGCAGCGTCGTCAACATGATGCCGCCGGTCTCCGTCTGCCACCAGGTGTCGACGATCGGGCAGCGATCCCCGCCGATCACCCGCCGGAACCACATCCAGGCCTCGGGGTTGATCGGCTCCCCGACCGTCCCCAACAGCCGCAGGCTGGACAGGTCGTGCTTGGCGGGGTGCTCGTCCCCGAGCTTCATGAAGGCCCGAATGGCGGTCGGAGCGGTGTAGAAGACGTTCACGCCGTAGCGCTCCACCATCGCCCACATGCGGTCCGGCGTCGGGTGGGTCGGGGCGCCCTCGTACATCACCTGCGTCGCGCCGTTCAGCATCGGCCCGTACGCGACGTAGCTGTGCCCGGTGATCCACCCCACGTCGGCGGTGCACCAGAAGACGTCGTTGTCCTGCAGGTCGAACACCGTGCGGGCGGTCAGGTACGTGTACGTCTGGTAGCCGCCCGTCGTGTGCAGTACGCCCTTGGGCGTCCCGGTGCTACCGCTCGTGTAGAGGATGAAGCTCGGGTGCTCCGCATCGAGCGGCTCCGCGGGACACACGTCGGAGGCGTGCCGGGCCGCCTCGTGGTACCAGACGTCGCGCCCCGGCTCCATCGCGACGTCGTTCTCCGCGCGGCGCACCGTGATGACCCGCTCGACGCCCCCCACCCGAGCGATCGCGTCGTCCACCGCCGGCTTGAGCGGCAGGACGCTCCCGCGCCGGAAGCCGCCGTCGGCGGTGACGACCACCTTCGCGTCGGCGTCCTGGATGCGGTCGGCGAGCGCCTGCGCGCTGAACCCCCCGAACACGACCGAGTGCGTCGCGCCGATGCGCGCGCAGGCCAGCATCGCCATGACCGCCTCGGGGATCATCGGCAGGTAGATCGCCACCCGGTCGCCCTTCTCGACGCCCTGCGCCTTGAGGACGTTCGCGAAGCGCGACGTCTCGCGCAGCATGTCGCGGTACGTCAACACCCGACGGTCGCCCGGTTCGCCCTCGAAGAAGTAGGCCACCTTGTTCCCGAGGCCGGCCTCGACGTGCCGGTCGAGGGCGTTGTACGACAGGTTCGTCGTGCCGCCCACGAACCACTCGACGAACGGTTCGTTCCAGCGACGCACCTCCGTCCACGGCTCGAACCAGTGCAGCTCCGACGCCACCTCGCCCCAGAAGGCGTCGGGCTCCTCGAGCGAGCGGCGGTAGCGCTCCTGGTACTCCGCCCACGTCCCGATCCGGGCGTCCTCGCGGAAGCGTTCGGGCGGCGGGAAGCGGCGCTCTTCGTTCAGGACCGACGTGATGCGTTCCGACATGACGACCTCCGGGAGGCGACGTCCGCGCGCGCCGCGCGCGGCGCCTGCGGACCTTCGAACGATCGCGCGCCGCAGGCACGACGCGAACGACCGCATGGACGGCGAACGGCGCGAGGATACCGCACGCGCCGCCCGCCCCCCTCAGCGCGCGGTCGGCGGGCGCCCCGGTCCGCCGCCGCGCGCCGGGGTGCGCCACCGCCGGGGCACGCGCCACGCCTCGCGCGTGAACACGACGAATACCGCGACCACCTCCAGCCGGCCGGCGTACATCAGGAACGTCAGCACGACCTTCGCCGGCCCCGGGAGGACGCCGTAGTGCTCCATCGGCCCGACCGCCCCGAGGCCCGGCCCGACGTTTCCGAGCGCCCCGATCGACGCGCTGAACGCCGTCACGAAGTCGGCCCCCAGGAGCGCCAGGAGGGTCGTTCCGGTCGCGAACAGGCCGACGTACAGCGTCACGAACGCCGCGACCGAACGCAGGACCTCCTCCGGAACGGTGCGACGTCCGATCCGCACGGGCAACACCGCGCGGGGGTGCACCACGCGGCGCACCTCCCGCGTGGTGTTGCGCGCGATGATGATCCAGCGCACCACCTTCATGCCGCCCGCGGCGCTCCCGGCGCTGCCCCCGACGAACGCCAACAGCAACAGGATCGTCTGCGCGCGCGGTTCCCACGCCCCGAAGTCGACGCTGGCGTACCCCGTCGTCGTCAGGATCGACAGGCTCTGGAACGCCCCGTGCCGCAGCGCGTCGGGCCCGTACGCCGCGGCGGTCAGGACCGCCAGCGCCGCCGCCCCCGCGACGGCGACGGCGAGGTACGTCCGGAACTCCGGGTCGCGGGGCAGCAGCCCCGGCCGACCGGACCAGACCCGGACCTGCAGCGCGAAGTTCACCCCCGCGACCGCCATCAAGGCGATCGCAACCCACTGCACCGCCGGCCCGAACCCCTCGAACGACCGCGGTTCGGGACTGAACCCGCCCGCCGCGAGGGTCGTCAGGGCGTGCGCGACCGCGTCGAACGGCCCCATGCCGGCCCACAGGTAGGCGACGGCCCCGAGGACCGTCGCGCCGACGTACACGCGCAACACCGCCGACGCCGTCTGCCGCAGGCGGGGCGTGAAGCGGTCCTCGGTCGGGCCGGGGACCTCGGTGAAGAACAGTTGCCGTCCCGCGATCGCGAGTTGCGGGAACACGGCGATGAACAACACGATGATGCCGATGCCGCCCACCCACTGCGTGAAGGCCCGCCACAGGAACGTCACCGGCCCGAACGCCCCGAAGTCCCCGAGGGCCGTCGCGCCCGTCGACGTGAAGCCGCTCATCGACTCGAACAGCGCATCGATCGGGCCCATCGCCCCCGACGCCAGGTACGGCGCCACGCCCAGCCCGGGCAACGCCAACCACAGGAGCAGGACCGACGCCAGCGCCTCGCGGCGCGACGGCTCCTCCGCGGCGCGGCCCCACGCCAACAGCGGCCCGGCGAGGCCGGCGGCGAGGGCGGCGCCCACCGCGAACCCCGACACGGGGTCGCGTGTGAACGCCGCCGCGACCCCGAACGCCGCCAGGGCGACCGCCTCCGCCGCGAGCGCGATCCCGAGGACGCGCGGCACGAAGCGGCCCCGCCGCGGGGCGCCGGGCGCCCTCACGATCCGTCGGCGCAGTGCCGCTCGAGCCAGGCGGCGACCTCGCCGACGTTGTCGGGCGTCGTCACGATGAACAACCGGTCGCCGTGCTGCAGCGTCGTGTCGCCGCTCGGGATGACGACCTTTTCGCGGTGCAGGATCGCGCCGATCAACCCGTCGCGCGGGGCGCCCAGGTCGCGGATGCGGCCCACCCGCGCCCGATCGGGGTAGGTGACCTCCATGATCTCCGCGCGGTCCTCGATGCTGGCGAGGTGGTCGACCTCGTCGAGCCGAAGCCAGTTGAGGACCTCCTGCAGCGCCGCCGCCCGCGTCGTGAGGGGCGCGTCGATGCCGACGCGTTCGAACAGGCGGCGGTTGCGGGTCCGCCCGACGCGGGTGACGACCTTGGGGATGCCGACCTGCTTGGCGAGCAGGCTCGCCAGCAGGTTCTTTCCGTCGTCGTCGGTGACCGCCACGACGACGTCGGAGTCGTCGAGGCGCTCCTGCTCCATCAACTCGAGGTCGGTGCCGTCCCCCTGCAGCACCAGCGTGTCGGGCAACAACGTCGCGAGCTTCTCCGCCCGCGCGGGGTCGGTCTCGATCACCGTCACGCGCGTCTGGGGGCCCTGCAGGCGTTGCGCGACCATGAAGCCGACGTTCCCCCCACCGATCACCGTCACGCGCTGCGCCGTCCGGCGGGGCGCGAAGCGCGCCTCCACCGCGCGGACGCTGTCGCGCGTCCCCAGGAACACCGCCTTGTCGTCCTCGCGCAGCACGGTGGTGCCCGACGGCACGAAGAAGGTGTCGTCGCGGACGACGCCCGCCAGCAACGCGCCGCGCGGCACGTCGGCGTCGGCGAGCGGCACCCCGAGGAACGGATCGGTTCCCTCGAGGCGGTACTCGCGCAGGTGGATGCGGTCGTCGGCGAAGCTGGTGCTGTCCACCGCGCGGGGGGTGCGCACGATGTCGGCGATCTGCTTCGCCAACAGCCGCTGCGGCCACAACACCCGATCGATCGACATCCCCACCCGCGTCATCGCCCCCTCCCGCCGGAAGGCGTCGAGGTACCGCTGGCGGGAGACGACCGCCAACGTCCGGCCCGCCCCCAGGCCCTTCGCCGCGAGGCACGCCAGCACGTTCAGGTCGTCGCTTCGGGTGCACGCCAGGAACGCGTCCGCCTCCGCCACGCCCGCTTCGGTGAGGTCGTCGGGGTCGGCGCCGTTGCCGCGCTGGAAGCGCACGTCGAAACTCTCGAACGCCGTCGCGCGCCCCTCGTCCTGATCGAGGATCGTGAGGTCGTGCTCCCGGTGCAACGCCGAAGCGACCTGCACGCCGAGTTCGTTGCCACCGACCACCACGAGGCGCATGGCCGCCATCCTAGCCGAGCGGAACGCTCGGCGTCACACGCGTCGCGCGAGCGCCCCGCCGGCCGCGCCCGCCACCAGCGTCCCCAGCAGCCACGGCGTGAGGTGCCCCCACCGCACGAACGGCGTGACGTCCTCGCGTTCGGCGTAGCGGACGACCAGGGTGTCGCGCACGCCGCGCGGCAACTCCGCCCGGACGGTGCCGGTGGGGTCGACGACCGCGGTGATGCCGTCGTTCGCGGCGCGCAGCATCCAGCGGCGGGTCTCGATGGTGCGCAGCCGCCCCATGTCGAAGTGCTGGCGCGCACCCGCCCCCCGCGCGAACCAGGCGTCGTTCGTGACGTTGATCAGCACGTCCGCCCCGTCCGCCACCATCCGCCGTGGGATCGCGTCGAACACCGACTCGTAACAGACGTACGCGCCGACCGCTCCGCCGTCCCCCGGCAGCGCCGCCGGCCCCGGTCCGGGCACGGTGTTCTCCAGCATCGGCAGGCCGAACGCCGCGAAGATCGCGCGGTACAGCGGCGCCCACGCCTCGAGCAGCGGCCAGCGCTCCCCGAACGGCACCAGCACGTGCTTGTCGTAGCGCCCCCGGACGCCGCTCGCGTCGATCGTATACACCGCGTTCGCGCCGCCCCCCTCGACGCGGGCGCGCGCCCCCACCACGAACGTCGCGCCCGGAGCGGCCGCCTCGAGCGCCGCGCGGGCCGGCGCCCCGCGGAACCCCTCGAGCGGCGTGCGCAACACCGCCGCCTCCGGCCATACCACCAGGTCCGGCGGGGCGCCCTCCGCCGCCACCGCCGCTTCCGTCAACCCCAGGTGCACGTCGAAATCGAGGGCGCCGCCCGCCGCCCGCGCGAGCGGGTCGACGTCGCCCTGCACGAGCAGCGCCGTGCGGTCGGCGGTACGCACGTCGGCGCGCGCCGCCTCGAGGCGGACGACGCCGCCCCACCAGGCGAGCGCCAGGAGCGCGAC
Coding sequences within:
- the trkA gene encoding Trk system potassium transporter TrkA, translating into MRLVVVGGNELGVQVASALHREHDLTILDQDEGRATAFESFDVRFQRGNGADPDDLTEAGVAEADAFLACTRSDDLNVLACLAAKGLGAGRTLAVVSRQRYLDAFRREGAMTRVGMSIDRVLWPQRLLAKQIADIVRTPRAVDSTSFADDRIHLREYRLEGTDPFLGVPLADADVPRGALLAGVVRDDTFFVPSGTTVLREDDKAVFLGTRDSVRAVEARFAPRRTAQRVTVIGGGNVGFMVAQRLQGPQTRVTVIETDPARAEKLATLLPDTLVLQGDGTDLELMEQERLDDSDVVVAVTDDDGKNLLASLLAKQVGIPKVVTRVGRTRNRRLFERVGIDAPLTTRAAALQEVLNWLRLDEVDHLASIEDRAEIMEVTYPDRARVGRIRDLGAPRDGLIGAILHREKVVIPSGDTTLQHGDRLFIVTTPDNVGEVAAWLERHCADGS
- a CDS encoding TrkH family potassium uptake protein — translated: MRAPGAPRRGRFVPRVLGIALAAEAVALAAFGVAAAFTRDPVSGFAVGAALAAGLAGPLLAWGRAAEEPSRREALASVLLLWLALPGLGVAPYLASGAMGPIDALFESMSGFTSTGATALGDFGAFGPVTFLWRAFTQWVGGIGIIVLFIAVFPQLAIAGRQLFFTEVPGPTEDRFTPRLRQTASAVLRVYVGATVLGAVAYLWAGMGPFDAVAHALTTLAAGGFSPEPRSFEGFGPAVQWVAIALMAVAGVNFALQVRVWSGRPGLLPRDPEFRTYLAVAVAGAAALAVLTAAAYGPDALRHGAFQSLSILTTTGYASVDFGAWEPRAQTILLLLAFVGGSAGSAAGGMKVVRWIIIARNTTREVRRVVHPRAVLPVRIGRRTVPEEVLRSVAAFVTLYVGLFATGTTLLALLGADFVTAFSASIGALGNVGPGLGAVGPMEHYGVLPGPAKVVLTFLMYAGRLEVVAVFVVFTREAWRVPRRWRTPARGGGPGRPPTAR
- the ispF gene encoding 2-C-methyl-D-erythritol 2,4-cyclodiphosphate synthase, with product MSDSRIGFGEDAHRLESGRPLVLGGLEIPESPVGAAAHSDGDVLLHALCDALLSGYGLGDIGQYFPPSNPNYAGLASQVILQTVQERMHDVAGDVEIVNVAGVVTLDRPKLGPHRLAIQRTVAEMLAIEPSRVGLGFKTSEGLAPRHVQARVSVLMRSVADGD
- a CDS encoding Rieske 2Fe-2S domain-containing protein — protein: MADVAQHDVGAADAFAENSITAVTVEDRELVIVRQDGRFYAMPDRCTHAKKPLHDGELEPGAITCIHHGATFDLETGAATMPALKKLQLFDATIRDGRVVVTIQTA
- a CDS encoding DMT family transporter, producing the protein MSFRIAVVALVAVTLVWGTTFVVVKGALDVLPVPLLLALRFSLAALLFVGAPFRRDAVRPALVLGLLAFAGFATQTIGLSLTTASKAAFITGLSVVLTPMVAAAGMRARVPGRAWAAALLAVAGLGLMTLRGGAATPPNAGDVWLLGTALAYALYIVYLGRVADTAPALSLAGMQHLPMAALAWAWAWPHLGTLAVVPWEAYAAVVYLAALATAGVAIVQTVAQRVVPAHLAALIFVLEPVFAAGFAYLLLGERLGPAGLAGAGLVLTAMLVAELRPKRRVPATRPAGAPPGDA
- the lnt gene encoding apolipoprotein N-acyltransferase; this translates as MSLRLLAAIASGVVAPVGLPPTSLPIAPFVLAVPFALIAASRGPRDAFRLGAATAVPFFALHVAWLPTSFSDLLGPAFWAVFPLLVLALAAIWGATAAVARAVGGPGRGTLAVLAPTWIFVEWLRGLGFLGFPWGALGYGWLATPVAQWADVVGVAGLGLLTTVAAAALAAPFVGPPSSGPTLRTRLRWGVAGSGGRVRPRLRGAGPPFAVALLALAWWGGVVRLEAARADVRTADRTALLVQGDVDPLARAAGGALDFDVHLGLTEAAVAAEGAPPDLVVWPEAAVLRTPLEGFRGAPARAALEAAAPGATFVVGARARVEGGGANAVYTIDASGVRGRYDKHVLVPFGERWPLLEAWAPLYRAIFAAFGLPMLENTVPGPGPAALPGDGGAVGAYVCYESVFDAIPRRMVADGADVLINVTNDAWFARGAGARQHFDMGRLRTIETRRWMLRAANDGITAVVDPTGTVRAELPRGVRDTLVVRYAEREDVTPFVRWGHLTPWLLGTLVAGAAGGALARRV
- the acs gene encoding acetate--CoA ligase, which gives rise to MSERITSVLNEERRFPPPERFREDARIGTWAEYQERYRRSLEEPDAFWGEVASELHWFEPWTEVRRWNEPFVEWFVGGTTNLSYNALDRHVEAGLGNKVAYFFEGEPGDRRVLTYRDMLRETSRFANVLKAQGVEKGDRVAIYLPMIPEAVMAMLACARIGATHSVVFGGFSAQALADRIQDADAKVVVTADGGFRRGSVLPLKPAVDDAIARVGGVERVITVRRAENDVAMEPGRDVWYHEAARHASDVCPAEPLDAEHPSFILYTSGSTGTPKGVLHTTGGYQTYTYLTARTVFDLQDNDVFWCTADVGWITGHSYVAYGPMLNGATQVMYEGAPTHPTPDRMWAMVERYGVNVFYTAPTAIRAFMKLGDEHPAKHDLSSLRLLGTVGEPINPEAWMWFRRVIGGDRCPIVDTWWQTETGGIMLTTLPGVHDAKPGAAGVPFFGVEPAIVDVEGREVPDDEGGYLVLKRPWPSMLRTVYGDDDRYRNQYWSEIPHVYFAGDGARKDRDGYHWIMGRVDDVVNVSGHRLGTMEVESALVAHEAVAEAAVVGRPDEVKGQGIVAFVTLEGTRQGDDALRDALRAHVGRQIGGIAKPDAIHFADALPKTRSGKIMRRLLRSVASGEDVAGDVSTLEDRTVVDKLLQGS